From Candoia aspera isolate rCanAsp1 chromosome 4, rCanAsp1.hap2, whole genome shotgun sequence, a single genomic window includes:
- the LOC134496635 gene encoding olfactory receptor 14A2-like → MDNDTTVFLLLEFSKIWELRIIYGMIFLFLYLLTLAGNFLIISAVALDSRLHTPMYFFLTNLALQDIGSVSVIIPKAVFNSVMNIRHISYSECVTQVLLFVFFVDSDISLLTVMAYDRYVAICNPLQYEMIMNRKVCTEMVGSVWIASFLIAVLNTMGTFISRFCSNIINQFYCEIPPLLKIACSDLYVIEIGVVVFNFTLAVGCFAFIIVTYIQIFIAVSKIPSVQRRKKAFSTCFPHLTVFSLFLFTASFAYLRMPSDTPSYFDFIITIMYSIVPPMLNPLIYSMRNKDINIAFSRLFGLRIFILLGKGRSRHMED, encoded by the coding sequence ATATTTTTGTTCCTGTATTTACTTACACTGGCAGGGAACTTTCTCATCATCTCTGCAGTTGCTTTGGATTCCCGCCTTCacacccccatgtacttcttcctgaCAAATTTAGCCTTGCAAGACATTGGTTCTGTTTCAGTTATTATCCCCAAAGCTGTTTTTAATTCAGTTATGAACATAAGGCATATTTCTTATTCTGAATGTGTAACACAAGTGCTTTTGTTTGTATTCTTTGTAGACTCTGATATTTCTCTTCTGACTGTCATGGCCTATGATCGGTATGTTGCCATATGCAATCCGTTACAATATGAAATGATAATGAACAGGAAGGTTTGCACCGAAATGGTTGGCAGTGTGTGGATTGCCAGCTTTCTCATTGCTGTATTAAACACAATGGGAACTTTTATTAGTCGTTTCTGCTCTAATATTATCAATCAGTTTTACTGTGAAATCCCACCTTTACTTAAAATTGCCTGCTCAGATTTATATGTAATTGAAATTGGAGTTGTAGTATTTAATTTTACATTAGCAGTTGGCTGCTTTGCCTTCATCATTGTTACCTACATACAGATCTTCATTGCTGTTTCAAAAATCCCTTCTgttcagagaaggaaaaaggcCTTCTCCACTTGTTTTCCCCACCTCacagttttctctttatttttatttacggCTTCATTTGCTTACCTGAGGATGCCATCTGACACACCATCATACTTTGATTTCATAATTACAATCATGTATTCCATTGTTCCACCAATGTTAAATCCATTAATATACAGCATGAGAAACAAGGACATCAACATCGCTTTTTCAAGACTTTTTGGTctgaggatttttattttattgggcAAGGGTAGGAGCAGACATATGGAGGATTAG